Proteins from a genomic interval of Capsicum annuum cultivar UCD-10X-F1 chromosome 4, UCD10Xv1.1, whole genome shotgun sequence:
- the LOC107866899 gene encoding uncharacterized protein LOC107866899 isoform X4, with amino-acid sequence MIEEKGAKFSMDNSEMGCLRSDGIEEIHPDVSVRKRFKFPKKFFDECNGVDHASVPRKVRSASKKRIRRLISPPLSISKRANHMSDGAETLRKYVSKSKLNLNRCGSSRCMEEELEGPITKDEEEVAETLYALAGMIPDTDTLSESKINSQLPEVKSLDLPEPETSVIASGVVTAEQDMKTTGSQFSAEALDQFPDVAASAGEAAKSKSFDNASQCDTSTNTEQLKISQQPVVAYQANQQNIHKEKRNNGSSLWPGLSAVGSSCSGILDSSQFPIAKCPVWFRSTGSELQAQNAESCLPTLKDSHVPLDLRKSFKRCAAHVYISRLTKVLQSGVRSGTISSHTSQSSSPDGVKQEIRIIQNSPTGKVNDDMHGIVSTGSTASTAEKNPTELRNAILLHKRLLQDQQQASTTSGFSSLAKQNVDFLSLSAGSYVIKGTNGANITGHNLEAPISSHKHPALQFWPPQNGYSSAPFRYHPATATAQQVLLPPYLGGASICPSREATMALPKQMSQQNELQKPHFAGQYKFGVTASQMGDWLNAGRQMPIFGLSQAQFAAPSSSAEALSSKYAPPLLNEQELMSTSASRATSRMRGQYYSFPSGMEGNGHGLYPNNVPSLQLLCNDRR; translated from the exons atgattgaagaaaaaggggCAAAATTCAGTATGGACAACAGTGAAATGGGTTGTTTAAGGTCTGATGGTATTGAGGAGATTCATCCCGATGTTTCTGTTCGGAAGCGATTCAAGTTTCCGAAAAAG TTTTTTGATGAGTGTAATGGAGTAGATCATGCTTCTGTTCCTCGGAAAGTACGTTCAG CTAGCAAGAAGAGAATTCGCCGGCTCATCTCTCCACCTTTGTCAATTTCCAAAAGGGCGAATCACATGTCAGATGGAGCTGAAACACTAAGGAAATATGTCAGCAAGTCCAAGCTTAATTTG AATCGTTGTGGCTCAAGTCGGTGTATGGAGGAGGAGCTTGAAGGCCCAATCaccaaagatgaagaggaagtggCTGAAACCTTGTATGCTTTGGCTGGTATGATCCCAGACACTGACACCTTGAGCGAAAGCAAAATAAATAGTCAGCTTCCGGAAGTGAAATCATTGGATTTACCAGAACCTGAGACTTCTGTGATTGCAAGTGGAG TTGTAACAGCAGAGCAGGACATGAAGACAACTGGCTCCCAATTCAGTGCTGAAGCTTTGGATCAGTTTCCAGATGTAGCTGCTTCTGCCGGAGAAGCTGCTAAATCAAAATCATTTGATAATGCTTCCCAGTGTGATACATCTACCAACACAGAGCAACTCAAAATTTCACAGCAACCA GTTGTTGCTTATCAAGCCAACCAACAAAACATACACAAGGAGAAGAGGAATAATG GTTCATCATTGTGGCCAGGCTTGTCTGCAGTAGGGTCGTCTTGTTCCGGCATACTTGATTCTTCACA GTTTCCAATTGCCAAATGTCCTGTCTGGTTCAGAAGCACTGGTTCTGAACTTCAAGCTCAAAATGCAGAATCTTGTCTCCCAACCTTGAAG GATTCTCATGTTCCACTTGATTTGAGGAAGTCATTTAAGAGGTGTGCTGCTCATGTTTATATAAGTCGGCTGACTAAAGTCTTACAGTCTGGGGTAAGAAGCGGCACCATCTCCTCGCATACTTCTCAGTCTTCATCTCCTGATGGAGTGAAGCAAGAGATTCGTATAATTCAGAACAGCCCAACTGGAAAGGTGAATGATGATATGCATGGAATTGTTTCTACTGGGAGCACTGCCTCTACTGCTGAGAAAAATCCAACTGAACTTAGAAATGCAATCCTTTTGCACAAAAGACTCCTCCAAGATCAGCAACAGGCTTCTACTACATCTGGGTTCAGTTCTTTAGCAAAGCAG AACGTCGATTTCCTTTCATTGTCAGCTGGAAGTTATGTGATAAAAGGCACTAATGGCGCTAATATTACTGGTCATAACCTTGAAGCGCCCATAAGCTCACATAAACATCCAGCCCTGCAATTCTGGCCGCCCCAGAATGGTTATTCATCTGCACCTTTCCGTTACCATCCTGCAACAGCAACAGCTCAACAG GTTCTGCTGCCTCCATATCTTGGAGGTGCATCAATTTGTCCGTCAAGAGAAGCTACTATGGCCTTACCAAAACAAATGTCACAGCAGAATGAACTACAAAAACCCCATTTCGCTGGTCAGTACAAGTTTGGAGTCACTGCCTCACAAATGGGAGACTGGCTAAATGCAGGGCGACAAATGCCTATCTTTGGACTTTCTCAAGCGCAATTTGCAGCGCCTTCTTCCTCTGCGGAAGCACTTTCTTCCAAGTATGCTCCACCCTTATTGAATGAGCAGGAGCTTATGTCCACTTCTGCGTCACGAGCTACTTCAAGGATGAGAGGACAATATTACAGTTTCCCTTCTGGCATGGAAGGAAACGGACATGGACTCTACCCCAATAATGTGCCTTCATTGCAGCTTCTTTGCAATGATCGTCGTTGA
- the LOC107866899 gene encoding uncharacterized protein LOC107866899 isoform X7, with protein sequence MRRFCMFLHLLLPFYNELLDSLKSTLICNLASKKRIRRLISPPLSISKRANHMSDGAETLRKYVSKSKLNLNRCGSSRCMEEELEGPITKDEEEVAETLYALAGMIPDTDTLSESKINSQLPEVKSLDLPEPETSVIASGVVTAEQDMKTTGSQFSAEALDQFPDVAASAGEAAKSKSFDNASQCDTSTNTEQLKISQQPVVAYQANQQNIHKEKRNNGSSLWPGLSAVGSSCSGILDSSQFPIAKCPVWFRSTGSELQAQNAESCLPTLKDSHVPLDLRKSFKRCAAHVYISRLTKVLQSGVRSGTISSHTSQSSSPDGVKQEIRIIQNSPTGKVNDDMHGIVSTGSTASTAEKNPTELRNAILLHKRLLQDQQQASTTSGFSSLAKQNVDFLSLSAGSYVIKGTNGANITGHNLEAPISSHKHPALQFWPPQNGYSSAPFRYHPATATAQQVLLPPYLGGASICPSREATMALPKQMSQQNELQKPHFAGQYKFGVTASQMGDWLNAGRQMPIFGLSQAQFAAPSSSAEALSSKYAPPLLNEQELMSTSASRATSRMRGQYYSFPSGMEGNGHGLYPNNVPSLQLLCNDRR encoded by the exons aTGAGAAGATTCTGTatgtttcttcatcttcttctcccttTTTATAATGAACTTTTGGATTCACTAAAAAGTACTTTAATCTGCAATTTGG CTAGCAAGAAGAGAATTCGCCGGCTCATCTCTCCACCTTTGTCAATTTCCAAAAGGGCGAATCACATGTCAGATGGAGCTGAAACACTAAGGAAATATGTCAGCAAGTCCAAGCTTAATTTG AATCGTTGTGGCTCAAGTCGGTGTATGGAGGAGGAGCTTGAAGGCCCAATCaccaaagatgaagaggaagtggCTGAAACCTTGTATGCTTTGGCTGGTATGATCCCAGACACTGACACCTTGAGCGAAAGCAAAATAAATAGTCAGCTTCCGGAAGTGAAATCATTGGATTTACCAGAACCTGAGACTTCTGTGATTGCAAGTGGAG TTGTAACAGCAGAGCAGGACATGAAGACAACTGGCTCCCAATTCAGTGCTGAAGCTTTGGATCAGTTTCCAGATGTAGCTGCTTCTGCCGGAGAAGCTGCTAAATCAAAATCATTTGATAATGCTTCCCAGTGTGATACATCTACCAACACAGAGCAACTCAAAATTTCACAGCAACCA GTTGTTGCTTATCAAGCCAACCAACAAAACATACACAAGGAGAAGAGGAATAATG GTTCATCATTGTGGCCAGGCTTGTCTGCAGTAGGGTCGTCTTGTTCCGGCATACTTGATTCTTCACA GTTTCCAATTGCCAAATGTCCTGTCTGGTTCAGAAGCACTGGTTCTGAACTTCAAGCTCAAAATGCAGAATCTTGTCTCCCAACCTTGAAG GATTCTCATGTTCCACTTGATTTGAGGAAGTCATTTAAGAGGTGTGCTGCTCATGTTTATATAAGTCGGCTGACTAAAGTCTTACAGTCTGGGGTAAGAAGCGGCACCATCTCCTCGCATACTTCTCAGTCTTCATCTCCTGATGGAGTGAAGCAAGAGATTCGTATAATTCAGAACAGCCCAACTGGAAAGGTGAATGATGATATGCATGGAATTGTTTCTACTGGGAGCACTGCCTCTACTGCTGAGAAAAATCCAACTGAACTTAGAAATGCAATCCTTTTGCACAAAAGACTCCTCCAAGATCAGCAACAGGCTTCTACTACATCTGGGTTCAGTTCTTTAGCAAAGCAG AACGTCGATTTCCTTTCATTGTCAGCTGGAAGTTATGTGATAAAAGGCACTAATGGCGCTAATATTACTGGTCATAACCTTGAAGCGCCCATAAGCTCACATAAACATCCAGCCCTGCAATTCTGGCCGCCCCAGAATGGTTATTCATCTGCACCTTTCCGTTACCATCCTGCAACAGCAACAGCTCAACAG GTTCTGCTGCCTCCATATCTTGGAGGTGCATCAATTTGTCCGTCAAGAGAAGCTACTATGGCCTTACCAAAACAAATGTCACAGCAGAATGAACTACAAAAACCCCATTTCGCTGGTCAGTACAAGTTTGGAGTCACTGCCTCACAAATGGGAGACTGGCTAAATGCAGGGCGACAAATGCCTATCTTTGGACTTTCTCAAGCGCAATTTGCAGCGCCTTCTTCCTCTGCGGAAGCACTTTCTTCCAAGTATGCTCCACCCTTATTGAATGAGCAGGAGCTTATGTCCACTTCTGCGTCACGAGCTACTTCAAGGATGAGAGGACAATATTACAGTTTCCCTTCTGGCATGGAAGGAAACGGACATGGACTCTACCCCAATAATGTGCCTTCATTGCAGCTTCTTTGCAATGATCGTCGTTGA
- the LOC107866899 gene encoding uncharacterized protein LOC107866899 isoform X3 translates to MIEEKGAKFSMDNSEMGCLRSDGIEEIHPDVSVRKRFKFPKKFFDECNGVDHASVPRKVRSASKKRIRRLISPPLSISKRANHMSDGAETLRKYVSKSKLNLNRCGSSRCMEEELEGPITKDEEEVAETLYALAGMIPDTDTLSESKINSQLPEVKSLDLPEPETSVIASGVVTAEQDMKTTGSQFSAEALDQFPDVAASAGEAAKSKSFDNASQCDTSTNTEQLKISQQPVVAYQANQQNIHKEKRNNGSSLWPGLSAVGSSCSGILDSSQFPIAKCPVWFRSTGSELQAQNAESCLPTLKDSHVPLDLRKSFKRCAAHVYISRLTKVLQSGVRSGTISSHTSQSSSPDGVKQEIRIIQNSPTGKVNDDMHGIVSTGSTASTAEKNPTELRNAILLHKRLLQDQQQASTTSGFSSLAKQNVDFLSLSAGSYVIKGTNGANITGHNLEAPISSHKHPALQFWPPQNGYSSAPFRYHPATATAQQMQVLLPPYLGGASICPSREATMALPKQMSQQNELQKPHFAGQYKFGVTASQMGDWLNAGRQMPIFGLSQAQFAAPSSSAEALSSKYAPPLLNEQELMSTSASRATSRMRGQYYSFPSGMEGNGHGLYPNNVPSLQLLCNDRR, encoded by the exons atgattgaagaaaaaggggCAAAATTCAGTATGGACAACAGTGAAATGGGTTGTTTAAGGTCTGATGGTATTGAGGAGATTCATCCCGATGTTTCTGTTCGGAAGCGATTCAAGTTTCCGAAAAAG TTTTTTGATGAGTGTAATGGAGTAGATCATGCTTCTGTTCCTCGGAAAGTACGTTCAG CTAGCAAGAAGAGAATTCGCCGGCTCATCTCTCCACCTTTGTCAATTTCCAAAAGGGCGAATCACATGTCAGATGGAGCTGAAACACTAAGGAAATATGTCAGCAAGTCCAAGCTTAATTTG AATCGTTGTGGCTCAAGTCGGTGTATGGAGGAGGAGCTTGAAGGCCCAATCaccaaagatgaagaggaagtggCTGAAACCTTGTATGCTTTGGCTGGTATGATCCCAGACACTGACACCTTGAGCGAAAGCAAAATAAATAGTCAGCTTCCGGAAGTGAAATCATTGGATTTACCAGAACCTGAGACTTCTGTGATTGCAAGTGGAG TTGTAACAGCAGAGCAGGACATGAAGACAACTGGCTCCCAATTCAGTGCTGAAGCTTTGGATCAGTTTCCAGATGTAGCTGCTTCTGCCGGAGAAGCTGCTAAATCAAAATCATTTGATAATGCTTCCCAGTGTGATACATCTACCAACACAGAGCAACTCAAAATTTCACAGCAACCA GTTGTTGCTTATCAAGCCAACCAACAAAACATACACAAGGAGAAGAGGAATAATG GTTCATCATTGTGGCCAGGCTTGTCTGCAGTAGGGTCGTCTTGTTCCGGCATACTTGATTCTTCACA GTTTCCAATTGCCAAATGTCCTGTCTGGTTCAGAAGCACTGGTTCTGAACTTCAAGCTCAAAATGCAGAATCTTGTCTCCCAACCTTGAAG GATTCTCATGTTCCACTTGATTTGAGGAAGTCATTTAAGAGGTGTGCTGCTCATGTTTATATAAGTCGGCTGACTAAAGTCTTACAGTCTGGGGTAAGAAGCGGCACCATCTCCTCGCATACTTCTCAGTCTTCATCTCCTGATGGAGTGAAGCAAGAGATTCGTATAATTCAGAACAGCCCAACTGGAAAGGTGAATGATGATATGCATGGAATTGTTTCTACTGGGAGCACTGCCTCTACTGCTGAGAAAAATCCAACTGAACTTAGAAATGCAATCCTTTTGCACAAAAGACTCCTCCAAGATCAGCAACAGGCTTCTACTACATCTGGGTTCAGTTCTTTAGCAAAGCAG AACGTCGATTTCCTTTCATTGTCAGCTGGAAGTTATGTGATAAAAGGCACTAATGGCGCTAATATTACTGGTCATAACCTTGAAGCGCCCATAAGCTCACATAAACATCCAGCCCTGCAATTCTGGCCGCCCCAGAATGGTTATTCATCTGCACCTTTCCGTTACCATCCTGCAACAGCAACAGCTCAACAG ATGCAGGTTCTGCTGCCTCCATATCTTGGAGGTGCATCAATTTGTCCGTCAAGAGAAGCTACTATGGCCTTACCAAAACAAATGTCACAGCAGAATGAACTACAAAAACCCCATTTCGCTGGTCAGTACAAGTTTGGAGTCACTGCCTCACAAATGGGAGACTGGCTAAATGCAGGGCGACAAATGCCTATCTTTGGACTTTCTCAAGCGCAATTTGCAGCGCCTTCTTCCTCTGCGGAAGCACTTTCTTCCAAGTATGCTCCACCCTTATTGAATGAGCAGGAGCTTATGTCCACTTCTGCGTCACGAGCTACTTCAAGGATGAGAGGACAATATTACAGTTTCCCTTCTGGCATGGAAGGAAACGGACATGGACTCTACCCCAATAATGTGCCTTCATTGCAGCTTCTTTGCAATGATCGTCGTTGA